A single Crateriforma conspicua DNA region contains:
- a CDS encoding polysaccharide biosynthesis protein yields MSPDDSNDADAASPNASAATGEPIGAPPVETDSLQRRSWPRRALNRLEIDRATFFAMSARYWKLVAGPITVLLIARYFSPEVQGYFYMFNTVLGFQTYFEISIPQAIVMNTSHLWSKLQWSTDGGLTGDAGALARLGSLLRTAAAAFAALAVVSGITLAAVGIWMFSRAESSDQIDWFFPWLGLVGFAVLTFALTPFLSVLEGCHQVRPVYRMHLTREIVGNLVVWGTMAAGANLWVPVFVMAVRLLIEIGLLIGSYRRLFGTLWHAPRTDSLDWRLEVMPFQIRLFLKGVFAFLRSDLMHVLVFNLQGPVVGGQMGLTWTILSSIRNACSSWVRTRVPQLGTLIQKRDWNEADRILFRVGRIAVVVMTALVLAVVAVIVLMNAGALHIADRFLGPAPTFFLAIGLVAALIKEFQWLYLHAHGRSPYLGFSVVGSLVCGVVIVAAVMSHGATGAAVAFALLQAIFLLPLSTWAFGHLRRQWHNDDASAATSVTSTATGV; encoded by the coding sequence ATGTCGCCAGACGATTCCAACGATGCCGATGCCGCTTCGCCGAATGCATCCGCTGCGACCGGCGAACCGATCGGGGCGCCACCCGTCGAAACCGATTCGCTCCAGCGACGTTCGTGGCCGCGGCGGGCCTTGAATCGATTGGAAATCGACCGGGCGACATTTTTTGCGATGTCTGCCCGGTACTGGAAATTGGTGGCCGGCCCGATCACGGTTTTGTTGATCGCGCGCTACTTTTCGCCGGAGGTCCAGGGCTACTTCTACATGTTCAACACGGTTCTGGGATTTCAAACCTACTTTGAGATTTCGATCCCACAGGCGATCGTGATGAACACCAGCCACTTGTGGTCCAAACTGCAGTGGTCCACGGACGGAGGTTTGACCGGTGACGCCGGTGCGTTGGCACGCTTGGGCAGTCTGTTGCGAACGGCGGCGGCCGCCTTTGCCGCGTTGGCGGTGGTGTCAGGGATCACCTTGGCCGCGGTCGGTATTTGGATGTTTTCGCGCGCCGAGTCGTCCGACCAAATTGACTGGTTTTTCCCTTGGCTGGGCCTCGTCGGGTTTGCGGTCCTGACGTTCGCTTTGACTCCCTTTCTGTCGGTGTTGGAAGGGTGCCATCAGGTGCGACCGGTGTACCGGATGCACCTGACGCGAGAAATCGTCGGCAACCTTGTGGTTTGGGGGACCATGGCCGCAGGCGCCAATTTATGGGTCCCCGTATTTGTGATGGCCGTTCGGCTGTTGATCGAAATCGGCTTGCTGATCGGCAGCTATCGCAGACTGTTTGGAACCCTATGGCACGCGCCACGAACCGATTCGCTGGATTGGCGTTTGGAAGTCATGCCCTTTCAAATTCGCTTGTTTTTGAAAGGGGTCTTCGCATTCCTGCGGTCCGACCTGATGCACGTCTTGGTTTTCAACCTGCAGGGCCCCGTCGTTGGCGGGCAAATGGGTTTGACTTGGACGATTTTGTCCTCCATCCGTAACGCCTGTTCGTCTTGGGTTCGAACACGTGTGCCCCAATTGGGAACACTGATCCAGAAACGGGATTGGAACGAAGCCGACCGAATCCTGTTCCGCGTCGGCAGGATCGCCGTCGTCGTGATGACGGCGTTGGTTCTGGCAGTCGTCGCGGTGATCGTGCTGATGAACGCCGGTGCCCTTCACATCGCCGACCGATTTTTAGGTCCGGCGCCGACCTTCTTCCTGGCGATCGGCCTGGTCGCGGCGTTGATCAAAGAATTCCAGTGGTTGTATCTGCATGCCCACGGCCGATCACCGTACTTGGGATTCAGCGTGGTCGGCAGTCTGGTTTGCGGCGTGGTGATCGTCGCGGCGGTGATGTCGCATGGTGCCACCGGCGCGGCTGTCGCTTTTGCTTTGCTTCAAGCGATCTTTCTACTGCCGCTATCGACCTGGGCGTTTGGCCATTTGCGACGCCAATGGCACAACGACGATGCATCCGCCGCCACGAGCGTCACGTCGACCGCGACCGGCGTTTGA
- a CDS encoding 3-keto-disaccharide hydrolase produces the protein MSKVCLAGLVIASCVVAAVPASADSPSGSDEGFVALFDGQSLDGWKVSEENPDSWKVEDGKLVCEGPRAHLFYVGELAPFKDFHFKAEVMTTPGSNSGIYFHTKYQPSGWPKYGYECQVNITHKDPKKTSSLYSVKNVDDPGLKDNEWYTQEIIVRGKEITLKVNGKVMVQYTEPSDQEAFSDSFERRLGEGTFALQAHDPDSKAYFRNLRVKNL, from the coding sequence ATGTCGAAAGTCTGTTTGGCCGGTCTGGTCATTGCATCGTGCGTCGTCGCTGCTGTCCCCGCCTCGGCGGACTCACCCTCCGGATCCGATGAAGGTTTCGTTGCCCTGTTTGACGGCCAGTCGCTGGATGGTTGGAAGGTGTCGGAGGAGAATCCAGATTCTTGGAAGGTGGAAGACGGCAAGTTGGTTTGCGAAGGCCCCAGAGCCCACTTGTTTTACGTCGGCGAATTGGCACCCTTCAAAGACTTTCATTTCAAGGCGGAGGTCATGACGACGCCCGGAAGCAATTCCGGGATCTACTTTCACACCAAGTACCAGCCGAGCGGTTGGCCAAAGTATGGCTACGAATGCCAGGTCAACATCACGCACAAGGATCCCAAGAAGACCAGTTCGCTGTACAGCGTCAAAAACGTCGACGATCCAGGTTTGAAAGACAACGAATGGTACACGCAAGAAATCATCGTTCGCGGTAAAGAAATCACGTTGAAAGTCAACGGAAAAGTCATGGTTCAGTACACCGAACCCAGTGACCAGGAAGCTTTCAGCGATAGCTTTGAACGTCGTTTGGGCGAAGGCACTTTTGCCCTGCAAGCTCACGATCCGGACAGCAAAGCGTATTTCCGGAACCTGCGAGTCAAAAATCTGTAA